The stretch of DNA CAGACCCTCCTCGAATTCCTCGAAAACCTCGAGGGTACTCACTTCATCCCTTTCCCGTCCCTGGGGCGGTGCATCCTCAGAAGACTCGTAAGGGGAATGGACCACGCCGATCCATATAAGCCGGTGATCTTCCATATCTCTCCTTTCCATGGATCAGTGTGCCGGAAAAGCGGCCGGGGGCCGGTCTCAGGGATTGCGAAGGCCCCTAAGGGAGAACTCGCCGCTGACCTGAAAAGGAATCACGGACGGCATTAGAGTGCCTCCCTGGATGCGGAGTCTTCCCTTGATCACATATTGGACCTTTTCCCTGTTCTGCAGGCTCAGGAGGCTATAGAGCATTTCAACCACTGAGGAATACACCTGAATGGGAACAACAGCCGTCCCAAAGGGCGGAATCGTTCTTTTTGTATCGGTTACCCCTGATGCCAGCCTGGTTCCGTTGATCTCCAGATCGCAATGCATCCCGGTGATCGCCAGTTCGAGGTCGTTAGGGTTGATGACCCTGACCAGGAGCAGGTACACGGTTTCAAGGGCCTTGGCTTCCTTTACCTCGATATCGACCAGGCTCACGCGCGGAGGAATGGGCTTCGGTCCGATACCCGCACAACCCAGGGACAGGAGCAAGAGCAGGCCTGTAACAGGCCATACCATGTGGGGGCCTTTACTTCCGGCGCTCATTTTTCCCTCCAGCAATGG from Deltaproteobacteria bacterium encodes:
- a CDS encoding LEA type 2 family protein gives rise to the protein MSAGSKGPHMVWPVTGLLLLLSLGCAGIGPKPIPPRVSLVDIEVKEAKALETVYLLLVRVINPNDLELAITGMHCDLEINGTRLASGVTDTKRTIPPFGTAVVPIQVYSSVVEMLYSLLSLQNREKVQYVIKGRLRIQGGTLMPSVIPFQVSGEFSLRGLRNP